From the genome of Aspergillus fumigatus Af293 chromosome 1, whole genome shotgun sequence, one region includes:
- a CDS encoding formin-mediated actin nucleation enhancer, which produces MQSTLGGSSRSQRSPPRHVPAGSASSADSAMTSQSSAPRSSSSSGRSQSSRTVVPDRQISQIEKSVTHLLVATKQLLETLTQWSRRQASENEVSDVYVRLGYEFNLACRAFNAIGVDTSDLGPVPDLLRTILEDTLSQDASPQSLDRYLPRIRDIIINLLHGLKKKQARLRSRQQREESRPLPGRQASSGSAVTNQMYEEATASSPKRPGSRRHGSNGSLEDQSSGAHSGSTVQTSNDTRGTSYSEREASRREAQQILSQPSQPETAISNVAMPSPDFSGYPTPPPPPPPPKQDDALGALQRSGELERRASRRFSAYQIQKHLGASNGVPVLPTQNSPVPNRGRDVRESLNAVRLRGSYAHGRQRSTNRPQDAVTPSKTAKPLPSSHLAQGGEGELAKARTASPTESQANASVTSQIRPDKVPLRSEDGTIDSPTVAGKQPGAPQSAEEPSLAEAFEPAKDISIPNEGVAPGTPSSAIQRPSTGVSTPPQTSQFASEQPSPGKELTLFLQYKSKIKKYVLPEGYSGLTIGRLQLAFIEKFAWNTHNNGVDLPEIYIQDPISGVRHELEDLNDVKDRSVLVLNVDILDEVKKHFDDELGGVRRLIEGVKGTLEGQENIIQRVSDRQLEAAKEIARLAAAPPVSIPTSLPDGSARKGPITGSRSQLAELQSLKRDLAVLRQTYSNFSSDIASSMNAIRAKANFVKSAAADVAVPSYEGDAGRARVNAGKKELADESERLVGRVDDLQDLVEDLRKDVVSRGVRPLPRQLESVSKEISAVTKELKKMQEFLKREKPIWTKIWEKELQLVCEERDQLTMQEDLAADLEDDLEKAAQTFALVEQATKQQALQHNVNGGVALRNTSRNVVIDPAVDPMKAKDDVLGEVRALQPNHESRLEAIERAEKARQKELENRRIGLFQKELGAFVQEGKLKKSGGVEEAERQRRVKDDRIRKEVWERQQARAAEMEKAEAESAAAAAASTQLEQSDQSEQPEQPSIKDSTEDGTEVSTDNGDSTSKGEEKTTPSAQASAPEAINGEGEDTKKGEPTTSGGPIDSSTQ; this is translated from the exons ATGCAGTCTACCTTGGGCGGTTCGTCTCGCTCCCAGCGAAGTCCACCTCGACACGTTCCCGCTGGGTCTGCGAGCAGTGCCGATTCCGCCATGACCTCGCAATCTTCAGCACCACGCAGTTCGTCCAGCTCGGGCAGGTCTCAGTCGTCAAGGACTGTTGTG CCCGATAGACAAATTTCCCAAATCGAGAAAAGTGTCACCCACCTCCTTGTCGCTACAAAACAACTACTGGAGACCTTGACTCAATGGTCTCGAAGACAGGCGTCTGAGAACGAAGTCTCAGACGTCTATGTACGACTAGGTTACGAATTTAACCTAGCCTGCCGCGCCTTCAACGCGATTGGTGTTGATACCTCCGACCTGGGCCCAGTGCCTGACCTCCTCCGCACAATCCTGGAAGATACTCTGAGCCAGGATGCGTCTCCTCAGAGTCTCGATCGATATCTGCCTCGTATTCGTGACATAATtatcaatctcctccatggtctcaagaagaagcaggctCGCTTGCGCTCACGGCagcaaagggaagaaagcCGTCCCTTACCTGGTCGGCAGGCAAGCTCGGGGAGTGCCGTTACAAACCAGATGTATGAGGAAGCCACCGCCAGTTCGCCGAAAAGGCCAGGTAGTCGTCGGCATGGAAGCAATGGCTCACTCGAAGACCAGTCCAGCGGGGCTCATTCTGGTTCTACTGTGCAGACTTCAAACGACACGAGGGGTACTAGCTACTCGGAGAGGGAAGCGTCAAGACGAGAAGCGCAGCAGATTCTATCTCAGCCATCGCAACCTGAGACCGCAATTTCCAATGTAGCCATGCCTTCACCCGACTTCTCTGGTTATCCTactcctccccctccgccccCTCCCCCCAAGCAGGACGATGCTTTGGGTGCCCTCCAAAGAAGTGGAGAACTGGAAAGACGAGCCTCGCGGCGGTTTTCTGCCTACCAGATACAGAAACATTTGGGAGCATCAAATGGTGTCCCCGTTCTGCCAACACAGAATTCTCCCGTCCCAAATCGCGGTCGTGATGTCCGCGAATCTTTGAATGCAGTACGCTTGCGAGGGTCTTATGCACATGGTAGACAACGGTCGACAAATCGTCCGCAAGATGCGGTTACTCCAAGCAAAACCGCGAAGCCATTGCCATCCTCTCACCTTGCGCAAGGAGGAGAGGGTGAGCTCGCCAAGGCTCGCACCGCATCTCCGACAGAGTCTCAGGCAAATGCTTCCGTTACATCCCAGATACGCCCGGACAAAGTGCCACTCCGGTCTGAAGATGGTACGATCGATAGCCCTACAGTCGCCGGAAAACAGCCCGGGGCGCCTCAGTCTGCTGAGGAACCATCCCTGGCAGAGGCGTTTGAACCGGCCAAGGATATCTCCATACCAAATGAAGGAGTAGCGCCGGGCACACCAAGCTCAGCCATCCAACGACCGTCTACCGGTGTATCAACTCCACCACAGACCTCGCAGTTTGCGTCTGAACAGCCGTCCCCCGGGAAAGAACTTACCTTATTTTTACAGTACAAAAGCAAGATCAAAAAATATGTCCTTCCGGAAGGCTACAGCGGTTTGACCATAGGAAGATTGCAGCTTGCATTCATTGAGAAATTTGCTTGGAATACGCACAACAACGGGGTTGACCTGCCGGAGATCTATATTCAGGACCCAATCTCTGGAGTGCGGCATGAATTGGAAGATTTGAATGACGTCAAAGACAGATCGGTTCTTGTCTTAAATGTGGATATACTTGAcgaggtcaagaagcatTTCGATGATGAGCTTGGAGGTGTTCGTCGTCTGATTGAAGGCGTTAAAGGTACTCTTGAAGGACAAGAAAATATCATCCAGCGCGTGTCAGACCGTCAGTTAGAGGCCGCAAAGGAGATTGCTCGCCTGGCCGCCGCGCCTCCAGTCTCGATCCCGACCTCCCTTCCAGACGGATCCGCTCGGAAGGGCCCTATTACTGGAAGTCGCAGCCAACTGGCTGAGCTTCAGAGTCTGAAGCGTGATCTTGCAGTGCTACGGCAGACATACTCAAATTTCTCGTCAGATATTGCTAGCTCCATGAATGCGATTCGTGCTAAGGCAAATTTTGTGAaatctgcagctgcagatgtTGCCGTGCCGTCCtatgaaggagatgctggtCGTGCCCGTGTCAACGCCGGCAAAAAGGAACTCGCAGATGAGTCAGAACGACTCGTTGGGCGCGTCGACGACCTTCAGGATTTGGTTGAAGATCTTCGTAAAGACGTGGTATCACGTGGAGTCCGACCTCTCCCAAGACAGCTAGAAAGCGTCAGCAAAGAAATTAGCGCCGTCACCAAGGAGTTGAAAAAAATGCAAGAATTCCTGAAGCGGGAGAAACCGATTTGGACGAAGATTTGGGAGAAGGAGCTCCAGCTTGTGTGCGAGGAACGCGATCAATTAACCATGCAGGAAGATCTGGCCGCGGATCTTGAAGATGATCTCGAGAAGGCCGCTCAGACTTTTGCTCTAGTCGAACAGGCTACCAAACAGCAGGCGTTGCAGCATAATGTCAACGGAGGCGTTGCTCTGCGAAACACCTCGCGCAACGTGGTTATTGACCCAGCGGTTGACCCCATGAAGGCGAAGGATGACGTTCTGGGTGAGGTTCGCGCACTCCAGCCTAATCATGAGTCGCGATTAGAAGCGATCGAGAGGGCAGAAAAGGCTCGACAGAAGGAACTTGAGAATCGTCGGATAGGGCTTTTCCAGAAAGAGCTTGGTGCGTTTGTTCAAGAGGgaaagctgaagaagagtgGCGGCGTGGAAGAAGCTGAGCGACAACGTCGAGTCAAAGATGACCGTATCCGGAAGGAGGTTTGGGAGAGACAGCAAGCCCGAGCAGCCGAAATGGAGAAGGCAGAAGCCGAatcggcagcggcagcggcagcttcTACCCAACTAGAGCAGTCAGACCAGTCCGAACAACCTGAGCAGCCTTCAATCAAAGATTCGACAGAAGACGGCACTGAAGTAAGCACCGACAATGGGGACTCAACGAGCAAGGGCGAGGAAAAGACAACACCTTCGGCACAGGCCTCGGCGCCAGAGGCAATCAacggagagggagaagataCTAAGAAGGGCGAGCCAACGACAAGTGGAGGCCCAATAGACTCGTCAACACAATAA
- a CDS encoding putative GPI anchored protein, with product MWPILSIAWVLGPALIPVHALSTNGSSSSIPAIRDVCLGGDDLEPDFPRAVIRGVKKMSEDEGEKFFFDYWDFEGADEVGLTATNETFNPQSYDNHEAPEIQPRVYPFRPSVSTNMGFSPLFRRDFKCPTGTFACTAIDRPNSCCGAGDTCVLVQDTGLGDVGCCPQGQTCSGVIGSCQQGYMSCPASMGGGCCIPGYECVSGGCANVFTVTITLGSTVIVSTGTRTVPPETTQSSRSSIGSSRTTQSTGGLTPPARPTSLSTATTSQSSQAGSICPTGFYACSAYYEGGCCRTGRDCDTTSCPAKVSSTITSDGRTIVVPAQTTTATSGTGRCASGWFSCADTVGGGCCPTGYACGSSCTAVATVSASGTLAKSQQENGASRRSIRAIWAIWAIGALGTMMML from the exons ATGTGGCCCATCCTTTCCATAGCCTGGGTCTTAGGACCCGCATTGATTCCGGTGCACGCCCTCTCAACGAATGGCAGCTCATCGTCAATTCCAGCCATCAGAGATGTCTGCCTAGGGGGTGACGACTTGGAGCCTGATTTTCCAAGGGCAGTCATTCGCGGTGTCAAGAAGATGtccgaggatgagggtgAGAAGTTTTTCTTTGATTATTGGGATTTTGAAGGGGCAGACGAGGTTGGTCTGACAGCAACGAACGAGACGTTTAACCCTCAAAGCTACGACAACCACGAGGCACCGGAGATCCAACCTCGGGTGTATCCATTTCGGCCATCGGTGTCGACTAATATGGGCTTCAGCCCGCTGTTTCGGCGAGATTTTAAGTGCCCGACTGGCACTTTCGCTTGTACGGCGATTGACCGGCCGAACAGCTGTTGCGGCGCTGGAGATACCTGTGTTCTGGTCCAGGACACTGGGTTGGGCGATGTAGGCTGTTGTCCTCAAGGCCAGACTTGTTCTGGCGTCATCGGGTCCTGTCAGCAGGGGTACATGAGCTGTCCGGCTTCCATGGGAGGCGGTTGCTGTATTCCTGGCTATGAGTGTGTCAGTGGCGGAT GTGCCAACGTCTTCACGGTGACGATAACCCTGGGTTCCACCGTCATAGTGTCCACTGGTACTCGCACCGTCCCTCCAGAGACTACCCAGTCCTCAAGAAGTAGCattggcagcagcaggacAACACAATCCACAGGTGGGCTGACACCTCCAGCTCGACCTACCAGCCTCTCCaccgccaccacctcccAGAGCAGCCAGGCAGGCTCAATCTGTCCAACCGGGTTCTATGCGTGTTCCGCGTATTATGAAGGAGGTTGCTGCCGCACAGGACGAGACTGTGACACTACTTCCTGCCCTGCGAAGGTATCGTCGACCATCACGTCGGATGGTCGTACCATTGTGGTGCCAGCCCAGACGACAACTGCAACCAGCGGAACGGGACGATGCGCCAGTGGCTGGTTCAGCTGTGCAGACACTGTGGGTGGAGGATGCTGTCCAACTGGGTATGCATGTGGTTCCAGCTGTACCGCTGTAGCAACTGTATCGGCTAGCGGAACCCTGGCCAAGAGCCAGCAAGAGAATGGAGCCAGCCGACGCTCGATCAGGGCGATATGGGCGATATGGGCAATTGGTGCTCTTGGgacaatgatgatgttgtGA